A window of the Lagopus muta isolate bLagMut1 chromosome 1, bLagMut1 primary, whole genome shotgun sequence genome harbors these coding sequences:
- the FUNDC1 gene encoding FUN14 domain-containing protein 1 isoform X1, whose translation MAARRPRSAPEHESDDDSYEVLDLTEYARRHHWWNRLFGRNSGPIVEKYSVATQIVMGGVTGWCAGFLFQKVGKLAATAVGGGFLLLQIASHSGYVQVDWKRVEKDVNKAKKQLKKRANKAAPEINTLIEESTEFIKQNIVVSSGFVGGFLLGLAS comes from the exons ATGGCGGCGCGGAGGCCGCGCAGTGCCCCAG AACACGAAAGCGATGATGATTCCTATGAAGTGTTGGATCTAACAGAATATGCAAGGCGTCACCATTGGTGGAATCGTTTGTTTGGCCGGAATTCAGGACCAATTGTAGAAAAATACTCTGTAGCTACGCAGATTGTGATGGGTGGAGTGACTGGCTG GTGTGCGGGATTTTTGTTCCAGAAAGTCGGAAAGCTTGCAGCAACTGCAGTAGGTGGtggctttcttctgcttcaa ATCGCTAGTCATAGTGGATATGTACAAGTTGACTGGAAGAGAGTTGAGAAAGATGtaaacaaggcaaaaaaacagttaaaaaagcGTGCAAATAAGGCAGCACCTGAAATCAATACTCTAATTGAAGAG tcaACAGAATTTATCAAACAGAACATCGTGGTCTCCAGTGGATTTGTTGGAGGCTTTTTGTTGGGCCTTGCATCGTAA
- the FUNDC1 gene encoding FUN14 domain-containing protein 1 isoform X2: protein MAAKEHESDDDSYEVLDLTEYARRHHWWNRLFGRNSGPIVEKYSVATQIVMGGVTGWCAGFLFQKVGKLAATAVGGGFLLLQIASHSGYVQVDWKRVEKDVNKAKKQLKKRANKAAPEINTLIEESTEFIKQNIVVSSGFVGGFLLGLAS from the exons ATGGCTGCGAAGG AACACGAAAGCGATGATGATTCCTATGAAGTGTTGGATCTAACAGAATATGCAAGGCGTCACCATTGGTGGAATCGTTTGTTTGGCCGGAATTCAGGACCAATTGTAGAAAAATACTCTGTAGCTACGCAGATTGTGATGGGTGGAGTGACTGGCTG GTGTGCGGGATTTTTGTTCCAGAAAGTCGGAAAGCTTGCAGCAACTGCAGTAGGTGGtggctttcttctgcttcaa ATCGCTAGTCATAGTGGATATGTACAAGTTGACTGGAAGAGAGTTGAGAAAGATGtaaacaaggcaaaaaaacagttaaaaaagcGTGCAAATAAGGCAGCACCTGAAATCAATACTCTAATTGAAGAG tcaACAGAATTTATCAAACAGAACATCGTGGTCTCCAGTGGATTTGTTGGAGGCTTTTTGTTGGGCCTTGCATCGTAA